A window of the Rhizobium sp. N324 genome harbors these coding sequences:
- a CDS encoding type II toxin-antitoxin system ParD family antitoxin, which translates to MPSSYNIGPRYEGLVRELVESGRYASASEVVRDSLRLLEQREEIRALELEKLKREYAEGKASGEPEEADPTRFLQELKAERAARG; encoded by the coding sequence ATGCCCTCCAGCTACAATATCGGCCCTCGCTATGAAGGCCTTGTCCGAGAGCTTGTCGAAAGCGGGCGCTATGCCAGCGCCAGCGAGGTCGTGCGCGATAGCCTCCGGCTATTGGAACAGCGCGAGGAGATTCGTGCGCTTGAGCTGGAAAAACTCAAGCGGGAGTATGCTGAGGGGAAAGCTAGCGGCGAACCGGAAGAGGCTGATCCCACGCGCTTCCTGCAAGAGCTGAAAGCAGAACGCGCAGCCCGTGGCTAA